The genomic stretch atttccatgtaaaaggtgaaacatgaactgtcccacctaagctctgggcttgcacagacctgctctgcaaaagaaacatgtgttcacagctgcagtctgcattcactatggatgctcttgaggtcctccctaaactgcatggattaagataattatcttgctttctatcaaaagaattcattatgccaagttggcctgtagaaggaggctagtctcttctgtatttcatcagatgtgcttaatgtatataatcatcggtagtaagtgaaagatctgtttggaattgaaactgagtgatgctggaggatgattctgaatgcacaatgagcagtggaggcaccagagcccagtacggatgcctagcaggctaccacattgagcaggcaccgctcaaccacctgtacatacacatctccctctgagatctctctccttaattgaaggtgatcgtgtccacctagtacaccacatgccctggaaggacaaaagctacctacaggagctgagGTGATGACTcaaggttagagcatctgctgctctctcagaagaaccacatggtccctaacaatcatctacaatgggaaatgctattccctcttttggatcagtagggaaatgcactcaggagtggcccagatacatttgaaaaaaagagATCCATTGAgtttaatgataaaaataaatataatcagcaacaataaaaaacacagcatatgaatgatcaagtgaaacagcacctataaaaacctatttcccaaaatgacgtagatggtcattatctttgtggtttaatactaatgctgtgttgtaagaaaaactgaggcacatggttctccattaggattattctatattcctttgtgaaaattgtcatttttttctgcagctctacaggcatgagtgtgtgttactcaatatctggtgcacacagtcaataaggaatgtgtgttgtagactgatatagactaggatgagcagaagacatgacagcatggatacagtatgtcagtgattacatcataaagtgtgtgtccttaaaaaaagtcacattatccacacaaaagacactatcaccctgtgtaccccttggtagctttgaattcactggaccatgcacagatccatatctagctgtcagttctaagtctacaggaggggaaaggacccttgaataagatggtcttaagagtcaagagttacaaatcaatttttattcataaggaatacaatttacaaaaaacataaaatgaacaaataaaatggtataaaaaatgaaaaacagtaacaagaatatataactatgaaataacaaaaagaaaacttcaatgaaaatcataaccaaaaacatttcttaacagcattttcttaatgaacatttagaaacacagttgtagtgctgtttctcctgtaGGACGTGAGATGTCAAGGTAGTCCCCTCaattgtctctcaaatggtgttgtctgtatgagaaaggagaaagacctcaaggagataggctggcatacggatacataaatttagggtctctaaacattgaggaaattaactgagaagaagaatattcacccacaaaaagtctttgactgtgaggattgtcgtcacagggaactcctgagagagaaactcattcctcagggggctgtcttcctgggacccgtcctatgccatgtctcctgcagttcctgagacctgggaggagaaggcagctattaagacactgatttggtggggacatgcataccagctgtcaagttgctgccttctgtcccctcagctgcattggacagacagcactgatcttttcactgaaatcattgctgatatctctgcaggctggggaacatcaccagcaaccctcaaagtactgtgggagaacaagctgctcctcagactctaccagtgcaaaccaagaatggggaaatggggagagacctaattggggtgcaggaagaaaggagaaggccacatgatacctagatcaaagccaatgaccaggactcatttgccatttgcacttggttcttatccctacaatgtgcttccaaccatcacatgacccctgtatgacctttgtcacacgaccaagaactcattcaaaactcttcatagcatccaatctgggacagggagatgcagtcatgtgatatgttattcctctgtcaccatttctggactgcagtttcaaaaaggacagagaagtataattgcccataattcagtttctgaagagtggttaacatcccagaatacttgtgcaagacagagcaatgaataactctgtcacatgaggtgggtgactgactgggtgtggggagattagaaaggtgataggggaagcaaagatgtatccaataggcaaatggtatcacacattgttaatctgactcagctgcttgttcctaccacattttgctgggtctggagtttgctggtcttctcctgttcatcttcatcattcgggttcaactcaaacaaatatctctgtaactccttgctctcctgcttcaatgtgaccaacttcttcttcatacatgcctggtccatcaggagccggctgtgcaggttgctggaaacacactctgcatagtaagatcctgaagcctcttcctcccattccaactgccaaatcccacaaactccaccaggacccagatacccataaagacttcatagaatacatctccatacatgtaaggctgctgcacaaacagcaaacagccaatccagggaagaataaattgtttctgtgacccaagcacgaataagagtccatgtctgtccaaaagaacaagggatctacaactacccatgagagccctaTGCATCTGGACAGCATCAATTCgtaggcagtaaacaaccacaagaggacagtagaaccaagggaggtcatgctaaccatgtggtccacacattgagctttgttaaacctggtatgaccccagagccacaggttggcctaataacactctgatgcctgaatcagtatagttctatccagagcattctaaagatgcatagacactgtggtgagaagtaacagtctcttatggaactgaaactgagtccaaaagacccacggcacagtgatatttaaacagcagaagagatgggcccagagctgcaggctctccagtccagaacaaagagaggcagcaatggatattccacaagtgatgggcccttctgaccagtacttaccgatagaagttaatctccttcttgagctcctgaaatttctcacgatgttcaatgttcttggtgtctaagttgtgcagtaatgacatgacctctttctcctttatcttcaagttttcataaaatggatttggcctgaagtaggggctggccccagaaagatagaacccaatgaacatcgaggtttaggattatatgaactcaggctgtgtcctgtactaccccatgcctggaaggacactttctgaattctacatatttggatcttcttcagcttcagaaacttggaattgtgtgcccaggacaacagaagctaagcatccagataaagggttccctggctcacttttttcaatcaggaggggtggatctgcattcaaacctgttatgctgtcaagagcctaggccacagatcttacccaaccacacacacacacacacacacacatccagaaacctctgatttcatttttcctgttttgacaagtggaatgctacaagccgaataactaatattctagaggcagacagtacacataattctggagatgagaccagatattgccacaaacttataatctgcccgaggcatacaaatgtatagacaaatgtgactacacaggcaaagaactgtgctgttgaaagtggggcttccaaaataaagcacttacacctccatgaaactattatacaggtaaatcctgaagtcaaaaacagacccctaaattccaagggtggagggacacagaaacatataaaagttgtgcatatgcatgcagacctgtgcacacacagacacacaaactgggacacacccacaagaaaagaaaagtaaacagactcagagaatgagaaagagagacaaatatggaaagagcacaatgagaatcagtagaaatgtatgcaccattactgtctcagagtttaaggcacacagacaagaaggaacaggcctgacCCTCAGGCCTTCtggttaagcattgatatgaacaatgtgggacctgtcacctaagggtgctgccaggagatgatagcattcagtcaccttcctagcaagtacaaacactctccacaaactcacagcacctagaaccttgcaaagctaccacctgtcaagggctttccaattgtacactgggaactcatgctccagtgactttatccctgaaatcttcactcagatcacaagttcagattttcaacaggtggaatcagagagtccatttccaaactcactcctcagtaagggtcaggttctgaatctcctctctatggagatgaggtttagaacaaggtcatttgtttggagcaatgcatacctcttgttcatggatccacctgtcacataaaggaggcgatctgtcagctcatttctctccttggtagttagctctagttctctattcagcctctcctcttcctccttggcctgcaccttgtttaggacattttcaggagatgacgtctgtctgcaggcctctgtaggtagaagaacacaagtgaacccgcatggggctaatgcatagagcatacacagaccacagtgaggtccaaacaggagaacatgcttggaagccagtgtcactgcaaggagtttggtctatgtgtaagaggcatcctaaatggatcacagttcccccactactatatagagaccaagagatgtaagcagccaggtgttccctatgcccgcccacacaggcttacaagtaccagagagatgccttcttcAGGATTATTATccggtacgcaggctacaacctggtttcaggactctcacccctctggtttcagaagtcagatcatcaattcagcatccacaatgacttgattgatcagggttactcagatatcctacactgttactctagtccaataactttgcattaaaaatcatgtagggggaggaggacatggtcaacagacttattaattccccctactgaaatgacaaatgccccagaagtgccaataggttacaggctctttctctacctgctccatatagtttggctactgtagaaaaatatctgccacacagaacctctaatatatgaaggtaagattggccccgtcagccagaggtagtccgaggagttctaagaatataaggtcatggccaggagcacaattctctccctcttactactgtcagatagtcactgaatttaaagaagcaatgaaagtgaagtacattgatgccctgtttaattcagagaAGTTAtcccctccatgactcctgatggtgttattatatcaatttaacataccgaatgcactgtaaaagtaaagactagaagttcacccaataatagcataggcattgccatatcctccatgtggttatggagaaactaatgatgtgaaaaccttgactttcaggaattgtgataatcatggaattcaatatctgtggagatgttccagtggttgtggcccattactaaaaaggccagcggaagacccacacacacacccctgacaggaagctcaacatacactgcccagaacttactccacattccccatgtcctgtgtccatcattacctttaggtttcgtttgcttcactctagactcttctctatcaacatcaactctcccaaagcgcctgagaagacgggcaaacatgtctgtggatatatcctttggacactcagagaaaaagtagagaattggttgtcacaacgatactggtgacatcacagggattccaaggtctctctaggagacaatagaatgtccacgaagggactgctgatgtcacggagaacagactttgcctccctgctaatgttctccctgtactgaggaaaagctgatgtgcccttttcaggagacttccctgtggcatagccactgagcaccacatgctttcAAAGCGAAATTTgactctaggcttgattggaaaaacctaagtcactGCTATGTacctaaatgagtgcttcctccacaatccctgcacagaaatgtttcatcctacctcaaattctcctcagtcagcaatattacccattaaagattactgagaaatcacaccagttcctataagtagccaaagaggtctcatATCTCATCATGTGCaagtgcatgaaatcacacccagaaatagcctgtcgggtaggttgcgatgtgggtgtgtgttataggtacaacctgaagctttgtgcttaacatttgacagttgccaccagattccttaggagaaagaattgcattcattatggtcctggcaacaatgtggtgatctgttagcagaggaaactgaaatattggatccaccagtgaatgcaccctcaggctgagtgtggggctctcctctctgcacttaagttaccaaagtaggattgcttacaggcctctctaagctataacgtgtgatttcatctgaaaaataaaatagtcagcagatgtgtgtgtttgcgggggtgcagccaaaggagtaggacaagcctagagacataactcagtggacagagtaagaaacaagcatcttcactcctgtttcatggatcaccccacaaaacacaaaagcatttatcgtactaaaaaaaaaaaaaaaccaagttattttattgaaagcatacactaatactgtttacagtattagtagcaaagctcagattttgggggcagatccatgacttgaactatcttacagacaacatataaaacaataaataaataaataaataaataaataaataaataaataaataaggaaaaaaaacagaaaaataaaaaaacacaaaatgcacaagcctctcatgtgaagttacagaagagtgatccagtggtcacttctgaccaggccattttagctatgacagtgcatagtgacccttaatctGATGGGTcatatataaagctttgtgcaattttgtcattttaacaaacctcatccagaacatacataacgacacaggatatgattgccatgtccttgctgtgtatcaagttatttttctgtatccttgattgtcaggcctattacagcaacaatctgagatggctggtagacttggaagaaagtggatatgaaagatccccatttatatatcagtacagccatttcttaagcatgagaatcttttaagctggccctcgcttagcccctagacgttagacaatagaccagaaagtacagaaagcacattcccacccactctctaggaagctgcccgaccataagaacagagggtatagaacatatttactgcagggcaattacaagacaggaaacatctctgggaagctgactgaccactatagaagtgagatgtccttggtactgaatgcagctgtgctataggctgacatagctatagccttgtcctgggaactccagaagagaaacacctgccaatacagatatccttggtccttgtcctggaaaccccaggataagaaaaacATGTATCAAGTCAGACGGCCTtcatactgaaatagctgcatcgatgtggttacggccttatcccaggaattccagtatgagaaacatctgcctagttatccttggcaccgaaatagctgagctaatgaaactgtgtgatcgtaaatgactgtttaagctgtacatttctgttgtttgagcctctcacatccctcctgcgtgaggaccttgtcgagccccagtgcattggtatcccaaagtaaacctcttgtttttacatcaagactgagtcctgtgtgttcatggggtggtgattgtcctcaggactggagcgagagtctcctctgtctgagggtctttcagataaagctatagttgtgggttacacacctcaattctcattggctaatgctgtcctcacagtccttggaggcccctttgtaagactacctgttggaaagtagaagcagctttatttgagctcaaagtgaacctgacgagcaacgtagagaacaagatggggtaattgagaacctgtctaaaaccagcacagaaacccacccttcattcaaagcatcatctaccaattcttgaatttttaccattctctgccaaccagtctttcattcaggaaaggtagaaaagaactggaaatgatctttgtattctaaggaccttgatctgtctttccttaggtccacgttaagaacaaatgaaatgggtatcaccatctgaataacttagtatcacctactcagcatttctagcctaatactgtgcctatggcaatctcaagcttccctaaTGTTGCTGTCCcaacaagaagaatgaagaactgaggtcaaaccccagtgaacctttcaaggggttagaagaaagccatcagagatactgcacttctttgtccttagattaaatcaagatgatacaacgtgaatcgattgtgctattcaaccatacatcttcctcacaaccccacctatctgaggtcattgcttggcagaattcatgccccaccatcctagatatttcttgattcattgctgccaagggccaggtttcctaagttttgttttttatagaattgggtgtagtcaatcatagttgccctctgtaagaaatgacaaatatctataataactgaccacactgtacttgtgtatacaagtacagtagtggaaaattcagcataactgaggagtgggaaatcaccactgtgtcctggcctttctctgcccataccacagctcacaggcggctggggcaaaccttgagttcctctgtagaaacagagtgatgttgaatggacactgagcaggcagagcaacacagctgaggcaactcaattccagcaacaaatgcattatttgtttcccatcttaacagctccttttgaggacttgtccccacacctagcttaaacacagcaattttcatacatgcccgcctgctatttcatattgttactgtaatacgcctccacatcatagatttcaaaaaaatatatacctaATACTGAAAAGGGTGATGCTTGTCATCATCTAGTGCATTGGGGGCCCAGGTATGgccacaaataaccaggacacaggggatgcagagcaaaggcagatgcaactgcatgcagctgcaagcttattaacccttatacaggcatgaatatggattacctcacattaccttttggcaagatataataagatcgttattcccatgataccaggaacaaccgaggcaagactaggcaaagaagtaagACTAAGCCAAGgttcttcttaaaatatctgtatagcaaaccacccctcttcctagtatcacaatatacttgtcataacccagagagcatgagagcctcTTCCACAAACATAGGACGTAGTACAACATAGTgtgaggtaaagtgagaaaaacattccttctcaagggcagcattgcagcccctgcttgcatctctcagccgtctttccttgatcctgtctgggaagtgtatctcagtgactccacaatttctttctttgttcttttgttttaaaagtaacactgtcTATAACACAGCTAAATGTCCTCAAAGGGGTTttatcatgcaaaaagaaagcaatataatatataatataggcaacctttaatgagtgtatctattttcttaggggtattttTCAGATATCTTCCCAGatttggatttaactttggtagttgttatctgtctagaaaatcaacaatatcaaataaatatttcagtttcctggcgtaaagtcctcgggagtaagaactaatgattttggaatttgctcggtgtctgttgttatgtccctcatttcatttctgatttttaattcatgtattgtctctcttgtgcattgttagtttgaggaaggggttgtctctcttgtggatcttctcaaaaaaaaaaaaagaggaagaaaagacagctcttgctttccttgactttgtatttttctctttgtttctaaaggcttgatttcaaccctgagtttattgcccttcatcagatcctaccagactctctatgggatgaggctttgtcTCACTtagtaacagcagcatggaataaatgaagcttctgctgatctctgttgtggtgttgcacatcacaatctcaccgaaaaccatgcatagcctggttataggctctattaaagcagcccaatatttcagtgttccctgcaaggtgccatggaacggtagtaacataattctgcatgcacatcgacaggtttctccacggtcttctgggtcatttgataataatttatagtgagttcatggatgaacacacacacacacacacacacacacacacacacactttactgacatggtgcatattctttgcacaccaaaaataaagtgagaattactgaaaatgcaccaatagtgCAATCGacggagggagctgtggggaag from Rattus norvegicus strain BN/NHsdMcwi chromosome 19, GRCr8, whole genome shotgun sequence encodes the following:
- the LOC134483477 gene encoding disks large homolog 5-like, which translates into the protein MFARLLRRFGRVDVDREESRVKQTKPKEACRQTSSPENVLNKVQAKEEEERLNRELELTTKERNELTDRLLYVTGGSMNKSPYFRPNPFYENLKIKEKEVMSLLHNLDTKNIEHREKFQELKKEINFYRNLHSRLLMDQACMKKKLVTLKQESKELQRYLFELNPNDEDEQEKTSKLQTQQNVVSGTAGDMA